From Marivirga harenae, one genomic window encodes:
- a CDS encoding Ig-like domain-containing domain — protein sequence MIKKVASLLTLIIVYACATVQGPTGGDKDEVPPKLYQSNPANQSIKFKGQEIKLFFSEWMKLEQLDKELIITPREDIKYEASLKKQELTIELEEPLQDSTTYTFNFRKALKDITEGNLWQNPVIAFSTGPYLDSLQISGTVTKLKDNTVKEGYIVGLYTTAYDTANLRQGKPVYFTTTDKNGQYQMKNLRNGKYRLYTFQDNNDDLLNNSQNEAFGFHTEIIDLYDSIGTIDVNTYKRNEDTLRLKKYSPVGKDFIIQYNKGLVNYQITNPRDTNQYIYTNNIENSKYLKVYKENFPQLNFDTDSTLLMVKATDSIGSQITDSVYFRLRESRLTNDTIKIIDKPKAELISGKQEFLLTLSKPVNQIIYDSIQLRIDSIPIYTFSPEDIEQNFSKKQIKITTTIVQSTIDNIIDSLSVKHQKLLATDSLKDDSPDTTIVSDTNTKKEAMSRDLSRRTSNIGERQVNTSPSTSGKLQLYFGKSAFRGIENDSSQQTEVSLSFKKIEDHGTITGKIINPGFPFVVQLLNDKYEVIDTLVNQHDYKFNYVKPGKYRLRLLKDINNNQVWDAGNVYTLEKPEEYIFFNEEITVKANWEIIDKDFDLSVDKQVDSSVKN from the coding sequence ATGATTAAAAAAGTAGCATCCCTTTTAACACTAATTATCGTTTACGCATGCGCAACAGTACAAGGACCCACAGGCGGTGATAAAGACGAGGTACCTCCCAAGTTGTACCAATCAAATCCTGCAAATCAATCAATTAAATTTAAGGGCCAAGAAATAAAACTATTTTTTAGTGAGTGGATGAAGCTTGAACAACTTGATAAAGAACTAATTATAACTCCTAGAGAAGATATCAAATATGAAGCAAGCTTAAAAAAACAAGAACTCACTATAGAATTAGAGGAGCCACTGCAAGACTCTACCACTTACACCTTCAATTTCAGAAAGGCATTAAAAGATATCACTGAGGGTAACCTATGGCAAAATCCTGTAATCGCCTTTAGTACTGGACCTTACCTTGATTCTTTGCAAATATCCGGGACTGTTACCAAACTTAAAGACAATACAGTAAAAGAAGGCTACATTGTTGGTTTATACACCACTGCTTATGATACTGCTAACTTGAGACAGGGCAAACCGGTATATTTTACCACAACAGATAAGAATGGACAGTATCAAATGAAGAATCTCAGAAACGGTAAATATAGATTATATACTTTTCAAGATAACAACGATGATTTACTAAATAATTCTCAAAATGAAGCCTTTGGTTTTCACACTGAAATCATCGACTTATATGACAGCATAGGAACAATTGATGTTAATACTTACAAAAGAAATGAAGATACTTTACGGTTAAAAAAGTACAGTCCGGTTGGCAAAGACTTCATCATTCAATACAATAAAGGCTTGGTCAATTACCAAATAACTAATCCGAGAGATACTAATCAATATATTTACACCAATAACATAGAAAATTCAAAATATCTAAAAGTATACAAAGAAAACTTTCCACAGCTCAATTTTGATACGGATTCTACATTGTTAATGGTCAAGGCGACTGACTCTATCGGTTCACAGATAACAGATTCTGTATATTTCAGGCTGAGAGAAAGTAGGTTGACAAATGATACTATAAAGATCATTGATAAACCTAAAGCTGAACTAATCTCTGGAAAACAAGAATTTCTGCTAACTCTTTCAAAACCAGTAAATCAGATCATCTATGATTCTATACAATTAAGAATCGATAGCATTCCTATATATACCTTCAGTCCAGAAGACATCGAACAAAACTTCAGTAAAAAACAGATTAAAATAACAACAACAATCGTACAAAGTACAATTGATAATATCATTGATAGTCTATCTGTCAAACATCAAAAATTATTGGCAACTGATTCCCTAAAGGATGATTCACCAGATACAACCATCGTATCAGACACTAACACAAAAAAAGAAGCCATGTCAAGAGATCTCTCAAGAAGAACATCTAATATAGGCGAAAGGCAAGTCAATACTTCTCCAAGCACCTCTGGAAAATTACAACTTTACTTCGGAAAATCAGCCTTCAGGGGTATTGAGAACGATTCCAGTCAGCAAACCGAAGTTTCACTATCTTTCAAGAAAATCGAAGACCATGGGACTATTACAGGAAAAATTATTAATCCTGGTTTTCCCTTTGTTGTCCAATTACTCAATGATAAATATGAAGTCATTGACACCTTAGTTAATCAACATGACTATAAATTCAATTATGTTAAACCTGGAAAATACAGATTAAGGCTTCTGAAAGACATCAATAACAACCAAGTTTGGGATGCAGGTAATGTTTACACATTAGAGAAACCAGAAGAATATATTTTTTTTAATGAAGAAATAACTGTAAAAGCAAACTGGGAAATAATAGACAAAGACTTTGATTTAAGTGTGGATAAGCAAGTGGATAGTAGTGTAAAAAATTAG
- a CDS encoding ATP-binding protein, whose translation MSDISISIPSLSENIRIVESFIDNAKEKFDLDDDIYGNIMIAVTESVNNAIIHGNQGNKDKNVFLSLTMEENTIVFNVSDQGTGFDYNALPDPTAPENIDKPGGRGIFLMKALSDELSFEEEGKKVKLSFYIN comes from the coding sequence ATGAGCGACATCAGTATAAGTATTCCATCTCTCAGCGAAAACATCAGAATAGTTGAGAGCTTTATTGACAATGCAAAAGAAAAATTTGATCTAGATGATGACATTTATGGCAACATCATGATTGCTGTTACGGAATCCGTCAATAATGCTATTATTCATGGAAACCAAGGCAATAAGGATAAAAACGTATTTCTATCATTAACTATGGAAGAGAACACCATAGTATTTAATGTTTCAGATCAAGGTACCGGCTTTGACTATAACGCACTTCCTGATCCGACTGCGCCAGAAAACATTGACAAACCAGGCGGTAGAGGAATATTCTTAATGAAAGCACTAAGCGATGAATTAAGTTTTGAAGAAGAAGGCAAGAAAGTAAAACTAAGCTTCTACATCAATTAA
- the mnmG gene encoding tRNA uridine-5-carboxymethylaminomethyl(34) synthesis enzyme MnmG: MFQDYDLIVVGGGHAGCEAAAAAANMGSKVLLATMNMNTIAQMSCNPAVGGVAKGQIVREIDALGGYSGIIADKSMIQFRMLNKSKGPAMWSPRTQNDRMRFAEEWRLQLEKIPTLDFWQEMVAGIIVENNKVVGIETSMGLKIKAKAVVLTNGTFLNGLIHIGEKQFGGGRSAERASKGITEQLEELGFESGRMKTGTPPRVDGRTIDYSIIEEQKGDEFPEKFSFSNQTQRLAKQRSCHITYTNPLVHEILEEGFERSPMFNGRIQGLGPRYCPSIEDKINRFAERNRHQIFVEPEGWDTVEVYVNGFSTSLPEDIQYKAIREIEGFKHVKMFRPGYAIEYDFFPPTQLKTTLETKLVDNLYFAGQINGTTGYEEAACQGLMAGINAHLKINEKEPFILSRSEAYIGVLIDDLINKGTEEPYRMFTSRAEHRILLRQDNADTRLTPLGHKIGLASDERLKQVEEKQDHIDSFINNLKTHKVKPNIVNDRLGEINSAPIKEKTNAYSILKRPEISFKELQHIEDDLNQMINGFTQDVIEASEIHIKYESYIEKENQMIEKMKNLEDLKIKDSLDFNQIPALSAEAKEKLRKVRPQTLGQASRISGVTPADISILMVYLGR, encoded by the coding sequence ATGTTTCAAGATTACGACTTAATAGTAGTAGGAGGTGGGCACGCAGGCTGCGAAGCTGCAGCCGCAGCGGCAAATATGGGTTCAAAAGTCCTATTAGCCACAATGAATATGAATACGATTGCACAAATGTCTTGCAATCCAGCAGTTGGTGGTGTGGCTAAAGGACAAATAGTTAGGGAAATTGATGCTTTAGGTGGATATTCGGGTATCATTGCAGACAAATCTATGATCCAGTTCAGGATGCTTAATAAATCCAAAGGCCCAGCAATGTGGAGTCCAAGAACCCAAAATGATCGAATGCGTTTTGCGGAAGAATGGCGATTGCAGTTGGAAAAAATCCCCACACTTGATTTCTGGCAAGAAATGGTTGCTGGAATAATAGTGGAAAACAATAAGGTTGTAGGTATTGAAACCAGCATGGGTCTAAAAATAAAAGCAAAAGCAGTAGTACTAACTAATGGAACCTTCCTAAATGGTTTAATTCATATTGGAGAAAAGCAATTCGGTGGTGGTAGATCAGCAGAAAGAGCATCTAAAGGAATAACTGAACAATTAGAAGAACTAGGTTTTGAGTCGGGACGAATGAAGACAGGCACCCCTCCAAGAGTAGATGGCAGAACAATTGATTACAGTATAATAGAAGAACAAAAGGGAGACGAATTCCCAGAAAAATTCTCATTTTCTAATCAAACGCAAAGGCTAGCAAAACAAAGAAGCTGCCACATAACCTATACAAACCCACTGGTTCACGAAATCCTCGAGGAAGGCTTTGAACGATCTCCTATGTTTAATGGAAGAATCCAAGGCTTAGGACCTAGATACTGCCCTTCTATTGAGGATAAAATCAACCGTTTTGCAGAAAGAAATAGACACCAAATTTTTGTGGAGCCCGAAGGCTGGGATACAGTAGAAGTCTATGTAAATGGATTCTCAACTTCCTTGCCAGAAGATATCCAATACAAGGCAATTAGAGAAATTGAAGGCTTTAAGCATGTTAAAATGTTTCGACCTGGATACGCTATAGAATATGACTTCTTTCCTCCAACGCAACTGAAAACTACCTTAGAAACCAAATTAGTAGACAATCTATATTTTGCTGGACAAATTAATGGAACTACTGGATACGAAGAAGCAGCTTGTCAAGGCTTGATGGCTGGTATTAATGCTCATCTAAAAATAAATGAGAAGGAGCCCTTTATCTTATCTAGATCGGAAGCATATATAGGCGTACTGATAGATGACTTAATAAATAAAGGTACAGAAGAACCTTATAGAATGTTCACATCCAGGGCTGAACATAGGATCTTATTAAGACAGGATAATGCAGATACCCGCTTGACTCCCTTGGGACATAAAATTGGATTAGCATCTGATGAACGACTAAAACAGGTAGAAGAAAAACAAGACCATATTGACTCCTTTATTAACAATCTAAAAACTCATAAGGTCAAACCTAATATTGTTAATGACAGATTAGGTGAGATCAACTCTGCTCCTATAAAAGAAAAAACTAATGCATATAGTATTCTTAAAAGACCAGAAATTAGCTTCAAGGAACTTCAGCATATTGAAGATGATTTGAATCAAATGATAAACGGCTTCACCCAAGATGTGATTGAAGCGTCAGAAATTCATATAAAGTATGAAAGCTATATTGAAAAGGAAAATCAAATGATTGAGAAAATGAAAAATCTTGAAGATTTAAAAATCAAAGATTCTTTAGATTTTAATCAGATTCCAGCTTTGTCGGCTGAAGCCAAAGAAAAGCTAAGGAAAGTCAGACCACAGACCTTAGGACAAGCCTCAAGAATAAGCGGTGTTACTCCTGCAGATATTTCAATACTAATGGTTTACTTAGGACGATAG
- a CDS encoding tetratricopeptide repeat protein: MKYWIFSFFLLTSIISYGQSNQKIGLANAYYQEGEYDKAISIYRELAKAPQNLSFIHTNYIEILYAKQYNDEAEKYLKSINKIFPANINYQVDFVDFYITINDSSKAEKIYQQIESRVLDNLGNLRSAAQYFINKQHREYAERLYLSAREIMRDPNAFAIQLATLYRYTNQKDKMVTEYLKYANERPGNLRYVKNMLQLSLTEKDELHDFVEKIMEELQSSKEKDMYSDLLIWANLQLENFYGAFMQARAIDKRNQLEGENSLEIGELAYQNEDYDIAEMIFSYVVDNFPNSMNYIRAKQLKIKTQEIRIKNHFPIDTASIRNLVVSYKNLVNEIGLSHYTLEAYRQQALLHAFYLNEHDKAINMLQNVIDFPNAEKDIVAIAKLNLGDIYIIKEQPWESVLLYYQVEKSHKNENLGENAKLKNAKLSFYKGEFELAQEHLDILKNATRREIANDAMDLSILIKNNTILDSTQKALRAYADVDLLLYQNKYLKAQRALDSLIEEYEEHPILDELLWLKAKRDKEIGNYADAISLLERIATDMPYDILTDDALFEMGLIYEELIQDQNKAKEYYQQLLTEYPGSIFVAEARKRFRLLRGDFVN; the protein is encoded by the coding sequence ATGAAATATTGGATCTTCTCATTTTTTTTATTGACTAGCATAATAAGTTATGGACAATCAAACCAAAAGATCGGTTTGGCTAATGCATATTATCAAGAAGGTGAATATGACAAAGCAATTTCAATATATCGAGAGCTGGCAAAAGCACCGCAAAATCTATCTTTTATTCATACTAACTATATTGAGATATTATATGCAAAACAATACAATGATGAAGCCGAAAAGTATTTGAAATCTATTAACAAGATTTTTCCGGCAAATATTAATTATCAAGTTGATTTTGTGGATTTCTACATTACTATAAATGATAGCTCAAAAGCTGAAAAAATTTACCAGCAAATTGAATCGAGAGTCTTAGATAACCTTGGAAACTTAAGATCAGCAGCTCAATATTTTATTAACAAGCAACACAGAGAATATGCCGAACGGCTTTATTTGTCAGCTCGTGAAATAATGCGAGATCCAAATGCATTTGCGATTCAGCTGGCTACATTGTATAGATATACCAACCAAAAAGATAAAATGGTTACTGAGTATTTAAAGTATGCCAATGAAAGGCCAGGGAATTTACGATACGTGAAAAATATGCTGCAACTCTCACTTACAGAGAAAGATGAACTTCATGATTTTGTAGAAAAAATAATGGAGGAGTTACAAAGCAGTAAAGAAAAGGATATGTATTCCGATCTTCTTATTTGGGCAAATTTACAATTAGAAAATTTTTATGGTGCATTTATGCAGGCCAGAGCTATTGATAAAAGAAATCAATTGGAAGGAGAGAATAGTTTGGAAATAGGCGAACTGGCATATCAAAATGAGGATTACGATATAGCTGAAATGATTTTTTCTTATGTGGTGGATAATTTCCCAAATTCTATGAACTACATAAGAGCAAAGCAATTAAAAATTAAAACACAAGAAATAAGAATAAAGAATCACTTTCCCATTGATACAGCCTCAATTCGAAACCTGGTTGTTTCATACAAAAACCTTGTAAATGAGATTGGCCTTTCTCATTATACATTGGAAGCCTACAGACAACAAGCTTTGCTACATGCTTTTTACTTGAATGAACATGATAAGGCAATTAATATGCTTCAAAATGTTATAGATTTCCCAAATGCAGAAAAAGATATTGTAGCCATCGCTAAACTGAATTTGGGTGATATTTATATTATTAAAGAACAGCCATGGGAATCTGTCCTTTTATACTATCAAGTGGAAAAAAGCCATAAAAATGAAAATTTGGGCGAAAATGCAAAATTGAAAAACGCCAAACTATCTTTTTATAAAGGTGAATTTGAATTGGCACAGGAACATTTAGATATTTTAAAAAATGCCACCCGAAGAGAAATCGCTAATGATGCAATGGACCTAAGTATTCTAATAAAAAACAATACTATTTTGGATAGTACGCAAAAGGCGCTTCGCGCCTATGCAGATGTCGATTTATTGCTTTATCAAAATAAGTATTTAAAGGCACAAAGAGCTCTGGATAGTTTAATAGAAGAATATGAAGAACATCCGATTCTTGATGAGTTGCTTTGGCTAAAAGCCAAAAGGGATAAGGAAATAGGGAACTATGCCGATGCGATAAGTTTGTTGGAGAGAATTGCTACAGATATGCCATATGATATATTAACAGATGATGCACTATTCGAAATGGGACTGATTTATGAAGAACTTATTCAAGACCAAAATAAAGCCAAGGAATATTATCAACAATTATTAACAGAGTATCCCGGTAGTATTTTTGTAGCAGAAGCTAGAAAAAGATTCCGCCTGTTACGGGGAGACTTTGTGAATTAA
- a CDS encoding DEAD/DEAH box helicase codes for MRFEELNIIAPILKALKEENYTEPTSIQEQAIPLLLEKNDIMASAQTGTGKTAAFAIPILQHLEKDQVNAKKIKALVLTPTRELAIQIGESFTSYGKYTSIKNTVIFGGVNQNKQTNAIKNGVQVLIATPGRLLDLMNQGFINLRDIQYFVLDEADRMLDMGFIHDIRKVIAALPQRRQSLFFSATMPDVIVELSRKILNNPKKIAVTPVSSTAETIQQYLYYTNKSDKKDLLLHILKDPKMDQVLLFDRTKHGADRIVRDLKKKNISAAAIHGDKAQNQRQKALNQFKDKEIRVLVATDIAARGIDIDKLQYVINYDIPNIAETYVHRIGRSGRAGEAGVSISLCEPEENDYLKDIEKLINQKIPVVKNNPFPQTDKPMTTAEKKEFEKEKQRRKQEFFANRKKKGTKGGRR; via the coding sequence ATGCGATTCGAAGAACTGAATATTATTGCGCCAATTTTGAAAGCGCTTAAAGAAGAAAATTACACTGAGCCTACCTCTATTCAAGAACAAGCTATTCCGCTATTACTTGAGAAAAATGATATCATGGCCAGTGCTCAAACTGGAACCGGAAAAACTGCAGCTTTTGCTATACCCATTTTGCAACATCTGGAAAAAGATCAAGTAAATGCGAAAAAAATTAAGGCATTAGTCCTAACTCCAACTAGAGAATTAGCTATTCAAATCGGTGAAAGTTTTACCAGCTATGGAAAGTATACATCCATAAAAAACACAGTAATTTTTGGTGGAGTAAATCAGAATAAGCAAACCAATGCCATAAAGAACGGTGTGCAGGTTTTAATTGCAACTCCAGGACGATTATTGGATTTAATGAATCAAGGCTTTATTAATTTAAGAGATATTCAGTATTTCGTTTTAGATGAAGCAGATCGCATGTTGGATATGGGTTTTATTCACGATATCAGAAAAGTGATTGCCGCTTTACCACAAAGGAGACAATCTTTATTTTTCTCGGCCACTATGCCCGATGTGATTGTGGAACTTTCGAGAAAAATTTTGAATAACCCTAAAAAGATAGCGGTGACCCCAGTTTCTTCCACGGCTGAAACGATTCAACAATATCTTTATTATACCAATAAATCAGATAAAAAGGATTTACTACTTCACATTTTAAAAGACCCAAAAATGGATCAGGTTTTACTATTTGATAGAACGAAACATGGTGCAGATAGAATTGTAAGGGACCTAAAAAAGAAGAATATTTCAGCAGCTGCCATTCACGGAGACAAAGCGCAAAACCAAAGACAAAAGGCCTTAAATCAATTTAAAGATAAAGAAATACGTGTGTTGGTTGCCACTGATATTGCAGCCCGTGGAATTGATATCGACAAATTGCAATATGTGATTAACTATGATATCCCCAATATTGCCGAGACATATGTCCATCGAATTGGCCGATCCGGAAGGGCCGGGGAGGCAGGAGTTTCTATTTCCTTATGTGAACCAGAAGAAAATGACTACCTGAAAGATATTGAAAAACTCATCAATCAGAAAATACCTGTAGTGAAGAATAATCCGTTTCCACAAACAGATAAACCGATGACCACCGCAGAGAAAAAAGAGTTCGAAAAGGAAAAGCAAAGAAGGAAGCAAGAGTTTTTCGCAAATCGTAAAAAGAAAGGCACTAAGGGAGGGAGGAGATAA
- the ybeY gene encoding rRNA maturation RNase YbeY has product MTNIYFFKEDYNIDLRTLQKHKKWLNNVAKSYEHKISELNYIFCSDEYLLKINLEYLNHDTYTDIITFDLNDYSEEQNTVEADIFISMERIKANSASFKTKQEIELARVMAHGLLHIIGFKDKTEEQKKEMRIAENKAIELL; this is encoded by the coding sequence ATGACAAATATTTACTTCTTTAAGGAAGATTACAATATAGATTTAAGGACATTACAAAAGCATAAAAAATGGCTTAATAATGTCGCTAAATCCTATGAGCACAAGATTTCTGAGCTTAATTATATCTTTTGTTCCGATGAATATTTACTTAAAATCAATCTGGAATATCTTAACCACGATACTTATACTGACATTATTACATTTGATCTAAATGATTATTCAGAAGAACAAAACACTGTAGAAGCAGATATATTCATCAGTATGGAGCGAATAAAAGCAAATAGTGCGAGTTTCAAAACAAAGCAAGAAATTGAATTGGCCAGAGTAATGGCACATGGTCTATTGCATATTATAGGATTTAAGGACAAAACCGAGGAGCAGAAAAAAGAAATGAGAATTGCAGAAAACAAAGCAATTGAATTATTATAA
- a CDS encoding class I SAM-dependent methyltransferase has product MYEKLDECPVCGASNLRNHKVIKDHSVSKESFNIMICENCNFQFTNPRPSENDIGKYYQSEDYISHSDKANSPINLLYKLARKYALASKRKLINSIAKQKKGRILDYGCGTGYFLETMKANGWKTYGIEPNDIARTIANKKTAVHNNIQNLNLKNRKFDVITLWHVLEHIHDINNTIKILKTILKEKGKIVVAVPNIESYENSVFDEEWAAYDVPRHLYHFSQETMKTLMLKHGLKVKKVYPMKLDAYYISLLSNKYKYNKNNFINSIITGYKSNTYATNHNNNFSSLIYVIKK; this is encoded by the coding sequence ATGTACGAAAAGCTTGACGAATGCCCAGTTTGTGGCGCTTCTAATTTACGAAACCATAAAGTAATTAAAGATCATTCTGTTAGTAAGGAAAGCTTTAATATAATGATATGCGAGAATTGTAATTTTCAATTTACAAATCCAAGACCAAGTGAAAACGATATAGGAAAATACTATCAATCTGAGGATTATATCTCTCATTCGGATAAAGCAAATTCACCGATTAACCTTCTGTACAAATTGGCCAGAAAATATGCATTAGCCTCTAAAAGAAAATTAATTAATTCAATAGCAAAACAGAAAAAAGGTAGAATATTAGATTATGGCTGTGGTACGGGTTATTTTCTAGAAACCATGAAAGCTAATGGGTGGAAAACCTATGGAATTGAACCTAATGATATTGCACGGACTATTGCTAATAAAAAAACGGCAGTCCATAATAATATCCAAAATCTGAACCTTAAAAATAGAAAGTTTGACGTTATAACCTTATGGCATGTTTTGGAACATATCCATGACATAAACAATACAATTAAAATACTTAAAACAATTCTTAAAGAGAAAGGTAAGATTGTTGTTGCAGTACCAAATATTGAAAGTTACGAGAATTCAGTCTTTGACGAAGAATGGGCAGCTTATGACGTACCAAGACACTTGTACCACTTCAGCCAGGAAACAATGAAGACCTTGATGTTGAAACACGGCCTCAAGGTGAAAAAAGTCTATCCCATGAAACTGGATGCATACTACATAAGTTTACTTAGCAATAAATATAAATATAATAAAAATAATTTCATCAATTCTATTATAACTGGCTATAAATCCAATACTTACGCCACTAATCATAACAATAATTTCTCAAGTCTTATTTACGTTATCAAAAAATGA